A stretch of Candidatus Lokiarchaeota archaeon DNA encodes these proteins:
- a CDS encoding NAD(P)-binding protein, whose amino-acid sequence MDEITIDQVNPSKYDAIIAGGGAGGLLTALSLTSEDMNVLVIEKQSHLGGVWHGYHVEGYRVDNGLHVITRVKRGAFTEFLREHLDPPPEFVLHDGWFFRVHDKVGAIPTSVGETLRWPLTPLRGRLTLARIGAKIKTMTLEEMKEYKDISFQEFMEKHNADNQVILDVMESAIYMAAGVPVEEASAYEALRTLKDTDKETTKLESLKKLLFGSDEYDEGYVIGGMLGIRQRVKDNINGSYVLDTPVERIRVQDGRVRGIIAGGREIDHERIVSNIPLWSMPDVVETNDEKTQSFFQQWSDFRVTKGMTLWLGLDEVVIGDRKSRVVVHPRPATWIVSISSFDPSCAPEGKELLGLATIVIDDSPEELVERVKTDILAEYFPDVLDHIEMEHMQSSYATRAALIPGQTDLDRPGPRTPVEGLYIVGTDTAGSGVGLQQAARSARGVTEALLEDI is encoded by the coding sequence ATGGATGAAATAACGATTGACCAAGTCAACCCATCAAAGTATGATGCTATTATCGCTGGTGGCGGGGCAGGTGGTCTCCTGACAGCACTCTCATTGACATCGGAAGACATGAATGTACTTGTTATCGAGAAGCAATCTCACCTAGGTGGAGTTTGGCACGGATATCATGTTGAAGGTTATCGTGTGGACAATGGTCTTCATGTGATTACTCGTGTCAAGAGAGGCGCTTTTACAGAGTTTCTCAGAGAGCATCTTGATCCGCCGCCCGAGTTTGTATTGCATGACGGATGGTTTTTCCGGGTCCATGACAAGGTTGGAGCAATACCAACCAGTGTTGGTGAAACCCTACGGTGGCCCTTGACCCCCCTTCGCGGCCGTCTGACTCTGGCCAGAATAGGTGCAAAAATCAAGACAATGACCCTTGAGGAAATGAAGGAATACAAGGATATCTCGTTCCAGGAATTCATGGAGAAGCATAATGCTGACAATCAGGTGATACTGGATGTCATGGAGAGTGCAATCTACATGGCAGCTGGTGTTCCGGTTGAAGAGGCATCTGCCTATGAAGCTCTTAGAACATTGAAGGATACAGACAAAGAAACCACGAAACTTGAATCGCTGAAGAAACTCCTTTTTGGCTCGGACGAATATGACGAAGGATATGTTATTGGAGGAATGCTTGGCATTCGTCAGCGGGTTAAAGACAATATCAACGGCAGTTATGTGCTTGATACCCCTGTAGAGCGGATTCGTGTTCAAGATGGAAGGGTAAGAGGCATTATTGCAGGGGGTAGGGAAATCGATCACGAACGAATTGTGAGTAATATTCCCTTGTGGTCTATGCCGGATGTAGTAGAAACTAATGATGAAAAAACACAGAGCTTCTTCCAGCAGTGGAGCGATTTCAGAGTAACCAAGGGAATGACACTATGGCTGGGTCTTGACGAAGTAGTGATTGGGGATCGCAAATCTCGGGTTGTTGTTCATCCGCGGCCAGCGACATGGATTGTTTCGATATCCAGTTTCGACCCTTCGTGTGCCCCAGAAGGGAAAGAGCTCCTTGGATTGGCTACCATTGTGATTGATGATTCCCCCGAGGAACTGGTTGAAAGGGTGAAAACAGACATTCTCGCTGAGTATTTCCCAGATGTTCTGGATCACATAGAAATGGAACATATGCAATCTTCATATGCAACACGTGCAGCCCTTATTCCTGGACAGACCGATTTGGATCGACCTGGCCCCAGAACACCCGTCGAAGGGCTCTATATTGTAGGCACGGACACGGCTGGAAGTGGTGTTGGTCTCCAACAGGCGGCACGTTCAGCCCGTGGTGTTACCGAAGCATTGCTTGAAGACATTTGA
- a CDS encoding pyruvate ferredoxin oxidoreductase subunit gamma has protein sequence MIEVRWHGRGGQGGVTSAELLAKAAYKDGYKGVMAFPHFGAERRGAPVRAFTRISDEPINVRSQVYEPDIVTVLDPTIIDLVEVSEGLKKDGKVIVNTQKEPDELGIKRGRIYTFDGTGIALKLGLLVSGLPVVNTPALGAFSKATGLVKLETIQEVIKENWPGKVGKRNAEGAALAYEDCSE, from the coding sequence ATGATTGAAGTCAGGTGGCATGGTCGAGGCGGCCAAGGTGGCGTTACTTCAGCAGAGCTCCTTGCCAAAGCAGCTTACAAAGACGGGTACAAGGGTGTGATGGCGTTTCCGCACTTCGGCGCAGAACGCAGAGGCGCTCCTGTACGGGCTTTCACACGGATTTCAGACGAACCGATTAACGTCCGAAGCCAAGTATACGAGCCTGATATAGTTACGGTGCTTGACCCGACAATAATCGATTTGGTAGAAGTAAGTGAAGGCTTGAAGAAAGACGGAAAAGTCATAGTCAACACTCAGAAAGAACCCGACGAACTCGGAATTAAGCGTGGAAGAATTTACACTTTTGACGGAACAGGTATTGCTCTGAAATTGGGGTTGTTGGTGTCTGGACTCCCTGTTGTTAACACTCCTGCACTTGGTGCATTCTCAAAAGCCACTGGGTTGGTCAAACTTGAGACCATACAGGAAGTAATCAAGGAGAATTGGCCCGGCAAAGTAGGAAAGCGTAACGCCGAAGGAGCAGCACTGGCCTACGAAGATTGCAGTGAATAA
- a CDS encoding proteasome assembly chaperone family protein produces the protein MSEECEAKALGAPSAKMVQTEELDMEEPLLVCGFPSAGVVGTIAANTIMDQLEMQEVAHLRSRHLPSAAVFLDGRLRHPFRVYASKNENLLVLTTELPVAEEGMYEVSSAILDWAASVGVREAVILDGIPVQGIPSKRKVLYATEEEKLQELEADDNVEMLQKGIITGIAGSILSETLCRPMVGFAFLTPAIAVVPDPEGAALLLETLNRHYDIDIDTTDLKESAENIRKKMREMAEQVEGMRRKQPGVEHPGFDRIYA, from the coding sequence ATGAGTGAGGAATGTGAAGCCAAGGCCCTAGGCGCACCCAGTGCAAAAATGGTACAGACTGAAGAACTCGATATGGAAGAACCACTCCTGGTATGTGGTTTTCCATCAGCAGGAGTCGTTGGGACTATAGCTGCAAATACCATAATGGATCAACTAGAAATGCAAGAAGTTGCCCATCTTCGTTCTAGACACCTTCCATCAGCAGCCGTATTTCTTGATGGTAGACTGAGACACCCATTCAGAGTATACGCAAGCAAGAATGAGAATCTACTTGTATTAACAACGGAGCTCCCAGTTGCCGAGGAAGGGATGTATGAAGTCAGCAGTGCAATTTTGGATTGGGCTGCGAGCGTCGGAGTAAGGGAAGCCGTAATACTGGATGGCATTCCTGTGCAGGGAATCCCATCGAAGCGGAAAGTATTGTATGCAACTGAAGAAGAGAAGCTTCAAGAACTTGAAGCCGATGATAACGTCGAAATGCTCCAAAAAGGCATTATAACAGGCATTGCAGGCTCCATCTTATCAGAAACGCTTTGCAGACCAATGGTTGGGTTCGCATTTCTAACTCCAGCTATCGCCGTTGTGCCAGATCCTGAAGGCGCGGCTTTGCTCCTAGAGACCCTTAACAGACATTATGACATAGATATCGATACAACGGACCTAAAAGAGAGCGCTGAAAATATCCGGAAGAAAATGAGGGAGATGGCTGAACAGGTAGAAGGTATGCGCAGAAAACAGCCAGGTGTTGAACACCCAGGCTTCGATAGGATTTACGCTTAA
- a CDS encoding glutamine synthetase, translating to MTKLRSGTTRFGERQFYINHQSDKAHNWERTTLQDRIEYVEFRLADIYGQLKGMTVPCEPAKSVEELLNDPIMEKGTSVDGSSIAGLSRVESSDLRLQPEPATAVELPYSDARTAAVMCFVREKMGQGKEEKYYPKDTRGRLHQVCENRLKDNMQLMVKTEPEFYALTPEGRPFDEGQYADIYPKSPTQSYLLGLSNALRFVGMDLRVIHHEVGSAQQEIEINYSDARHMADTLLLFKNLTRAVALEQGIDVTFMPKPFEGEAGNGLHCHLQLWEGGDNLFGSDDSGNLSETAKMFVAGLLEHAPAITAIANPTVNSYKRLVPHQEAPVYISWGDRNRTALIRIPLFRDKNDAAIEFRSPDPSTNPYLLFSALIAAGIDGIEKELEAPTPVSKDVFRMSDTEREKMGIGSLPSTLGSALGHLEEDEVITQAIGDEIAEEFIALKRNEWLNYVNRSVTDFEWQHYRDV from the coding sequence GTGACGAAGCTGAGAAGTGGTACAACGAGATTTGGTGAAAGACAGTTTTATATCAACCATCAGTCCGACAAAGCACACAACTGGGAGCGTACCACTTTGCAGGATAGGATTGAATACGTAGAGTTCCGCTTAGCTGACATATATGGACAGCTCAAGGGTATGACTGTACCTTGTGAACCAGCAAAATCTGTTGAAGAACTCCTGAACGATCCAATAATGGAAAAGGGCACTAGTGTAGATGGCAGTTCCATTGCAGGGCTTTCAAGGGTAGAATCCTCTGATCTACGCCTGCAGCCAGAGCCTGCTACAGCTGTAGAACTACCCTATTCCGATGCTCGTACCGCAGCAGTAATGTGTTTTGTCAGAGAAAAAATGGGTCAGGGCAAAGAAGAGAAATACTACCCTAAAGATACCCGCGGTCGGCTTCATCAAGTTTGCGAGAATCGTTTGAAGGATAATATGCAACTCATGGTCAAGACCGAGCCTGAGTTCTACGCATTGACGCCAGAAGGACGACCTTTTGACGAAGGACAATATGCCGATATCTATCCAAAAAGCCCAACTCAATCGTATCTTCTTGGTCTTTCTAATGCGCTGAGATTCGTGGGCATGGACTTACGCGTCATTCATCACGAAGTTGGTTCTGCTCAACAAGAGATTGAAATCAACTACAGCGATGCAAGACATATGGCGGATACACTGCTTCTCTTCAAGAATCTCACCAGGGCTGTGGCACTAGAACAGGGAATCGATGTGACTTTCATGCCAAAACCATTTGAAGGGGAGGCAGGAAATGGATTACATTGTCACCTTCAGCTGTGGGAAGGCGGAGACAATCTATTTGGATCGGATGATTCAGGGAATCTTTCAGAAACAGCCAAGATGTTTGTCGCAGGTCTACTTGAGCATGCCCCAGCAATAACTGCGATTGCAAATCCAACTGTGAATTCGTACAAGCGACTTGTACCACATCAAGAAGCACCCGTGTATATCTCATGGGGCGACAGAAATCGTACAGCATTAATCAGAATTCCACTCTTCAGAGACAAGAATGATGCTGCCATAGAATTCAGATCTCCAGATCCCTCCACGAATCCGTATCTCCTGTTCTCAGCGCTCATTGCTGCGGGTATAGACGGTATAGAAAAGGAACTGGAAGCACCCACACCCGTATCAAAAGACGTATTCAGAATGTCTGACACAGAGCGAGAGAAAATGGGTATCGGTTCTCTACCTTCGACGCTGGGATCCGCACTTGGTCATCTGGAAGAGGATGAAGTTATTACGCAGGCAATTGGCGATGAAATTGCTGAAGAATTCATTGCCCTGAAGAGGAATGAGTGGCTGAATTACGTGAACCGTAGTGTGACCGATTTCGAGTGGCAACATTATAGAGATGTATAG
- a CDS encoding DUF72 domain-containing protein, translating to MNAMIDGLHIGTSGWSYKDDWKGIFYHSGSALLRQYLSYFDTAEINSTFYALPKPSFIRYLADAIPESKFFTAKLPRDVTHDHRLRLNGAAGEVLQRFFKLMKPLGNKLQALLIQLPPWKKSSMGNLEAFLSALDESYRYAIEFRHRSWLEKKTWSLLEDYNIANVVVDEPKLPIDLRTTTDFTYIRWHGHGQNPWYDYLYSVEELKDWVPRLHNLQEKVDSVLGYFNNHFAGNAPLNAFQMLRILGRITERQEMKLERMLQYTSVEQTSIDEF from the coding sequence ATGAATGCAATGATTGACGGCCTTCATATTGGAACAAGTGGTTGGTCCTACAAAGATGACTGGAAGGGTATATTCTATCATTCAGGCTCTGCGCTATTAAGGCAGTATCTTTCCTATTTTGATACTGCAGAAATCAACTCTACATTCTATGCTCTTCCCAAGCCTTCATTCATTCGATACCTTGCAGACGCAATCCCGGAGAGCAAGTTTTTCACTGCTAAACTGCCCAGGGATGTAACACACGATCATCGATTGCGGCTCAATGGTGCGGCTGGTGAAGTTCTGCAACGTTTCTTCAAATTGATGAAACCATTAGGCAACAAGCTGCAGGCATTGCTCATTCAGCTGCCCCCTTGGAAGAAGTCCTCAATGGGCAATTTGGAAGCCTTCTTGTCCGCACTAGATGAATCCTACCGGTATGCCATAGAATTCCGGCACAGAAGCTGGTTAGAAAAGAAGACTTGGTCATTGCTGGAAGACTACAATATCGCGAATGTTGTAGTAGATGAACCAAAACTACCAATCGATCTTCGTACTACCACAGACTTCACGTATATTCGATGGCATGGTCATGGCCAGAATCCTTGGTACGATTATCTCTATTCGGTTGAGGAGCTGAAGGATTGGGTTCCTAGACTTCATAATCTCCAAGAAAAAGTGGATTCCGTTTTAGGTTATTTCAACAACCATTTCGCAGGCAATGCCCCTCTGAATGCTTTTCAGATGCTGAGAATCTTGGGAAGAATCACTGAACGTCAAGAAATGAAACTGGAAAGAATGCTTCAATATACTTCAGTAGAACAGACATCAATTGACGAGTTCTGA
- a CDS encoding 50S ribosomal protein L13e gives MSFDDSTRPVVKSPDSKSLRTGRGFSRKEISEAGLTVHQARTIGLVVDLRRRTQYSENVEKIKQYIEG, from the coding sequence ATGAGTTTTGATGATAGTACTAGGCCAGTTGTGAAATCCCCGGATTCAAAATCTCTGAGAACAGGTCGGGGATTCAGCCGAAAGGAGATTTCCGAAGCAGGGCTTACTGTTCATCAAGCCCGCACCATAGGTCTCGTTGTTGATTTAAGGCGTCGCACTCAATACTCTGAGAATGTGGAAAAAATAAAACAATACATAGAAGGATAA
- a CDS encoding winged helix-turn-helix transcriptional regulator encodes MSVGTRNKGLLAATVMALMMSGLAVFLIFTVQNGSTAISANEISEIATMQQATVDCDFGFSSMKTGTSVILEDTITNTLGSIIPSLLIIGTISVDAGEDKHDTLRARILHEIENFPGIHLRELRRHLDCAMGALQYHLSNLEEAGLVVSHRMGNTRHLFIDGFTSEERNMELAALIRNATVRSIIQQCLAESEITQAELSRVLSLDKSLVSYYVSSLLDADIVQKLKVFGREKPLVVKEWAVKAIADLGLALE; translated from the coding sequence ATGAGTGTTGGAACAAGAAATAAAGGACTTCTGGCTGCGACAGTAATGGCTCTCATGATGTCGGGGCTTGCAGTCTTCTTGATTTTTACTGTTCAGAATGGATCGACAGCTATTTCAGCTAATGAAATTAGCGAGATTGCGACCATGCAACAGGCAACCGTTGACTGTGATTTCGGTTTCTCATCGATGAAGACGGGCACATCAGTAATACTAGAAGATACCATAACCAACACTCTTGGTAGCATCATCCCGTCTCTATTGATTATTGGAACTATTTCGGTTGATGCAGGAGAAGACAAACATGATACTCTGCGGGCTAGGATTCTCCATGAAATCGAGAATTTCCCCGGTATTCACCTTCGGGAATTGAGGCGCCACCTAGATTGTGCTATGGGTGCACTTCAATATCATCTTTCTAATTTAGAAGAAGCAGGATTGGTAGTCTCACACAGAATGGGTAACACTCGCCATCTCTTTATTGATGGTTTCACGTCCGAAGAACGGAATATGGAACTGGCAGCTTTGATTCGCAATGCAACTGTACGTTCTATTATCCAACAGTGTTTGGCTGAATCTGAAATTACACAAGCAGAACTCAGTCGAGTTCTTTCATTGGACAAGAGTTTGGTTTCATACTATGTGAGTAGTCTCTTGGATGCGGATATCGTTCAGAAGCTCAAGGTATTCGGCAGAGAAAAGCCCTTGGTTGTTAAGGAATGGGCGGTAAAAGCAATTGCCGATTTGGGCCTTGCTCTGGAGTAG
- a CDS encoding ATP-binding cassette domain-containing protein, which yields MDEDTILGSDEADTELDLDDLEGANYAIRLDNVSRIYDLDGHEIQAVQDVTMEVTPGEFVAISGPSGSGKTTLLNIIGCIDCVSSGRVYVMDVPIGDYDEAFRATFRLTYTGFIFQSYNLISTLTALENVMFPMQLSERKLSTIRSEASNLLKRVGLSEREDHLPWQMSSGEQQRVAIARAMANDPPVILADEPTANLDAESATMVRDLLTALNHEGKTVVTMTHDHRLLSLPDARRYEMKNGALRPHE from the coding sequence ATGGATGAAGACACTATACTAGGAAGCGATGAAGCGGATACTGAGCTTGACTTGGATGACTTAGAGGGTGCCAATTATGCTATTAGGCTAGATAATGTATCCAGGATTTACGACCTCGATGGGCACGAGATTCAAGCAGTACAGGATGTGACCATGGAAGTTACTCCGGGTGAATTCGTTGCAATTAGCGGACCTTCAGGCTCGGGGAAAACAACCTTACTCAACATCATAGGCTGCATCGACTGTGTCTCCTCTGGCAGAGTATACGTGATGGATGTGCCAATAGGCGATTATGATGAGGCCTTCAGAGCCACCTTCAGGCTGACTTATACTGGCTTCATTTTCCAAAGCTACAACTTGATTTCAACGCTAACTGCACTCGAAAATGTGATGTTTCCTATGCAGTTGTCTGAGCGAAAACTCAGCACCATACGCTCTGAAGCCTCCAATCTTCTCAAGCGAGTAGGACTGTCTGAGCGCGAAGACCACCTTCCTTGGCAGATGAGCTCAGGAGAACAGCAGAGAGTAGCTATAGCTCGGGCAATGGCTAATGATCCACCTGTGATTCTTGCGGATGAACCTACCGCGAACCTTGATGCGGAAAGTGCAACGATGGTAAGAGACTTGCTAACCGCCTTGAATCATGAAGGTAAGACAGTAGTTACGATGACTCATGACCATCGGCTATTGTCTCTTCCTGACGCTCGTAGATATGAAATGAAAAATGGGGCGCTGAGACCGCATGAGTAG
- a CDS encoding FtsX-like permease family protein, whose protein sequence is MSRQDYASQDLKRRPLRTALVMATMTTVVAATVFLFLFGNVLLDITFLITSEASTSSLTVFFEGFIWASLILVLLLGAVVVTSTVSLEMSSRRKDIGLMKSIGTLMDTVFDHFMAQAMILIVSSLVLGFSLGTIFYLAGMIWLGSVVPSIQFTFNFPWLQLLILALIYIGAGYFAAQKPIYDAVHESPISAMNPNAATTVHNRGFFDSFGLSFRVATRGVGRKIAGSKKTLVAVGLSIALASLLWVGGGVVQTTTDAYVSRAMGTNVVAIGNQELLDRYYSAYSFSGSTLNDSFSYLDEADLIPNELVTELENMSGVIQSESRLVDYTSVSEGSAYIWNPQTNEYELIGEDRTGSALIMGVDWQSSISDWYFEGEEEQLSLDEFAGTRKTAIGGRMANTLFEDPMIQSLGVAGASFDVGAIAFDILNGGMAAMISFSEMQDIWDVSGPNLFLMQLDEYDSSILSQIEDIASDYGFAVHHQQETLEDNIDYVAGLWSLLQPLAIMALASAFLSLVNYLLVSVFGRLRDYIIMRSIGAKPSFIARTMIAEGLEIGMKAGIPAIFGAILFSIYLLVPEAAVPTILYVPTSVAVMLLAVGLVVVLAAIPVYLLFTSESRNLRVSEFSI, encoded by the coding sequence ATGAGTAGGCAGGACTATGCATCACAGGATCTGAAGCGGAGGCCTCTCCGTACCGCTCTTGTCATGGCAACCATGACCACGGTTGTCGCAGCCACCGTCTTCTTGTTCCTGTTTGGTAATGTGTTGCTAGATATCACCTTTTTGATAACTTCCGAAGCCTCAACCTCTTCTCTAACCGTGTTTTTTGAAGGATTCATATGGGCCTCATTGATACTTGTCCTTCTTCTTGGTGCTGTTGTAGTGACCAGTACCGTTTCACTAGAAATGAGCAGTAGACGGAAAGATATTGGATTAATGAAGTCAATTGGAACCCTAATGGATACTGTTTTCGATCATTTCATGGCTCAGGCAATGATTCTGATAGTTAGTAGTCTTGTACTCGGATTTTCCCTTGGTACCATTTTCTACTTGGCTGGAATGATATGGCTTGGCAGTGTCGTACCTAGTATTCAGTTTACTTTCAACTTCCCTTGGCTTCAGTTGCTGATCTTGGCACTGATTTACATTGGTGCTGGCTACTTTGCTGCCCAGAAACCAATCTATGATGCTGTACATGAGTCGCCTATTTCTGCGATGAATCCCAACGCAGCTACAACCGTTCACAACAGAGGCTTCTTTGATTCCTTTGGTTTATCTTTCAGAGTAGCAACACGAGGTGTTGGTCGAAAAATTGCAGGATCAAAGAAAACATTGGTTGCTGTTGGCTTGAGTATTGCGCTTGCATCATTGCTCTGGGTTGGCGGCGGTGTTGTACAAACAACTACAGATGCCTATGTATCAAGAGCAATGGGGACTAATGTTGTTGCAATAGGAAATCAAGAGCTGCTAGATAGGTATTATTCTGCATATTCCTTTTCTGGTAGTACGCTGAACGATTCTTTCAGTTATTTGGATGAAGCCGATTTGATACCGAATGAATTGGTGACTGAACTTGAGAATATGAGCGGAGTTATCCAATCAGAGTCTCGGCTTGTTGATTATACTAGTGTCTCCGAGGGGTCAGCTTACATTTGGAACCCTCAAACGAACGAGTATGAACTTATTGGCGAAGATAGAACTGGTTCTGCACTAATAATGGGCGTGGATTGGCAAAGCAGCATATCTGACTGGTACTTCGAGGGTGAAGAGGAACAGCTTTCTCTTGACGAATTCGCTGGAACTAGGAAAACTGCAATCGGTGGGAGAATGGCGAATACTCTATTTGAAGATCCTATGATTCAGAGTTTAGGTGTTGCAGGCGCATCATTCGATGTGGGGGCTATTGCCTTTGACATACTGAATGGGGGCATGGCAGCGATGATTTCTTTTTCGGAGATGCAGGACATTTGGGACGTGTCTGGTCCCAACCTCTTTTTGATGCAGCTTGATGAATATGATTCATCAATTCTCTCTCAAATCGAGGACATCGCTTCTGATTATGGATTCGCTGTTCATCACCAACAAGAAACACTTGAAGATAATATCGATTATGTTGCTGGTCTTTGGAGTCTTCTACAACCCTTAGCAATAATGGCCCTAGCAAGCGCGTTCTTGAGTCTGGTGAACTACTTGCTTGTGTCTGTATTTGGCAGATTGAGAGATTATATCATCATGCGGTCTATTGGTGCAAAACCAAGTTTCATTGCTCGCACGATGATTGCCGAAGGATTGGAAATTGGCATGAAAGCAGGAATTCCTGCCATATTTGGAGCAATTCTCTTCAGCATCTACCTTCTTGTCCCAGAAGCTGCAGTTCCAACGATTCTATATGTTCCTACCTCTGTTGCAGTAATGTTACTGGCGGTGGGTCTAGTTGTAGTTCTGGCTGCTATTCCAGTATATCTCCTATTTACTTCTGAATCCCGAAATCTGAGAGTATCCGAATTTTCTATTTAG
- the lysS gene encoding lysine--tRNA ligase, which yields MPPQAEEEFSIHWIDDVVSEVLERDTDEYLVSTGKSPSGSIHIGFMRELVIANVITRRLQDLGKNARMMFVVDDYDPIRSFPDGVSLPIDEWSGIPYSQIPDEFGCCESFGAHYANELIESFSDFGVDPDVVWTSRIYETEEMLAAVRTCLRHTDTIREIMVEYVASDFDEEQRAEYLEAMKSWYPASVVCPKCGHLQSGTKGAIEPNRITDYDEEQDLVSFECQECGYSDTLPLDEVKVKLTWRVDWPAKWHIYDVTCEPAGKDHSVKGGSYDTGLEVSHRVFREQGPVKVAYEWVRIGGRDMATSEGIVFTPKAWSEIAPPEVYRYLMLKTDLRRAINIEPERLPDLIDEYDRFERLYYGLEEGTEEEMEVAQLVYPLTQVHPVRDSYCPKLPFKFAKEVSQLEEFLGPEVVISRCKEAIKKQYDIDRVSEKAISQIQIRLQRAKNWVNQFGSDRDKLKIRETVPDEFSAKLSSEERKFLEEMLDLLQRGPLEDEEIQSAVFENARDIGLKVGKAFGVFYKLLISRRHGPRLGPFINLLGREWVVERLEEVLKGN from the coding sequence ATGCCCCCGCAAGCCGAAGAAGAATTCTCGATTCACTGGATTGATGACGTTGTTTCAGAAGTGTTAGAACGTGATACTGATGAGTACCTAGTCTCTACGGGCAAGAGTCCAAGCGGTAGCATTCATATTGGTTTCATGCGGGAATTGGTCATCGCTAATGTGATTACGCGAAGACTTCAAGATTTGGGTAAAAACGCAAGGATGATGTTTGTTGTTGATGACTATGATCCCATCCGCTCTTTTCCTGATGGGGTTTCCCTTCCGATAGATGAATGGTCCGGTATTCCATATTCACAGATCCCTGATGAATTTGGGTGCTGCGAAAGCTTTGGTGCCCATTATGCCAATGAACTGATAGAGTCTTTCTCCGATTTTGGGGTGGACCCAGATGTTGTTTGGACAAGCAGAATCTACGAAACTGAGGAAATGCTGGCTGCTGTTAGAACATGTCTTCGTCATACTGACACTATCCGGGAAATAATGGTTGAATATGTAGCCAGTGACTTTGACGAAGAACAGCGAGCGGAATATCTGGAAGCTATGAAATCATGGTATCCTGCTTCGGTCGTGTGTCCCAAATGTGGACATCTTCAGTCCGGCACAAAGGGTGCAATCGAACCCAATAGAATAACAGATTATGATGAAGAGCAGGATCTTGTGAGCTTCGAGTGTCAGGAATGCGGCTATTCAGATACACTGCCTCTTGATGAAGTCAAAGTCAAACTGACATGGAGGGTTGATTGGCCAGCCAAATGGCATATCTACGATGTCACATGTGAGCCGGCTGGAAAAGACCATTCGGTAAAAGGTGGTTCATATGATACAGGCCTAGAGGTCTCACATAGGGTCTTTCGTGAGCAGGGTCCCGTGAAGGTCGCTTATGAATGGGTCAGAATTGGCGGTCGCGATATGGCCACTTCTGAAGGTATTGTTTTCACTCCCAAAGCATGGTCTGAAATCGCTCCCCCAGAGGTCTACAGATATCTTATGCTCAAGACCGATTTAAGGCGTGCAATAAACATAGAACCTGAGAGATTGCCTGACCTCATTGATGAATACGATAGATTTGAACGTCTGTACTACGGGCTTGAAGAGGGGACTGAAGAAGAAATGGAGGTAGCTCAATTGGTGTATCCTCTAACGCAAGTTCATCCTGTACGGGATAGCTATTGCCCCAAACTTCCGTTCAAGTTTGCAAAGGAAGTCTCTCAACTCGAAGAGTTCCTAGGTCCTGAGGTTGTTATAAGCCGATGTAAAGAAGCTATCAAAAAGCAATACGATATCGACCGTGTGTCTGAAAAAGCTATCTCGCAAATACAAATCCGGCTACAACGAGCAAAGAATTGGGTAAATCAATTTGGTTCAGATCGTGATAAGCTGAAAATCCGAGAAACTGTACCAGACGAATTCAGCGCGAAGCTATCTTCAGAAGAAAGAAAGTTCTTGGAGGAAATGCTGGATTTGCTTCAGAGAGGCCCCCTGGAAGATGAAGAAATTCAGAGTGCAGTTTTTGAGAATGCACGAGATATCGGTCTCAAAGTTGGTAAAGCATTTGGTGTGTTCTATAAACTCCTGATTTCACGTAGACATGGACCTAGGCTGGGCCCGTTCATAAATCTCCTGGGCCGAGAGTGGGTAGTTGAACGACTAGAGGAGGTTTTGAAGGGAAACTAA
- a CDS encoding PadR family transcriptional regulator, with amino-acid sequence MKDSPKAIDRLVDSNTKGMLWIYILRLLQERPHYGYEIKELVTERFGFSPATVSGYAIIYRLKRDGLIEEQEGNESTRKYYGITNRGSKAMKEAKRFFQTTLDTVFDMTSLDEE; translated from the coding sequence ATGAAAGATTCACCAAAAGCAATTGATAGGCTCGTAGATTCAAATACGAAAGGAATGCTTTGGATCTATATACTTCGTCTATTGCAAGAAAGACCACATTACGGATATGAGATAAAGGAGCTTGTAACGGAGAGATTCGGATTCTCTCCTGCTACCGTAAGTGGATACGCGATTATCTACCGACTCAAAAGAGATGGACTAATTGAGGAGCAAGAAGGAAACGAAAGCACGCGGAAATACTATGGAATTACCAACAGGGGTAGTAAGGCCATGAAAGAAGCTAAGAGATTCTTTCAAACGACTCTTGACACTGTTTTTGATATGACATCCTTGGATGAAGAGTAG